A part of Hydrogenobacter sp. T-8 genomic DNA contains:
- a CDS encoding NAD(P)H-dependent flavin oxidoreductase yields MSLKPLKLRNKTVPIPIIQGGMGVGISWEKLAGAVAREGAVGVVSAVGTGYRYPELVKRDRFGRPIGSIYTHSKEALTRIIQEAKKISEGNGAIGVNILCAITDYGRVAQDAVEAGADAIISGAGLPLRLPEYVGDADVALIPIVSSARALNLICRTWEKKYKRLPDAVVLEGPKSGGHQGFKYEECFMPEYQLENLFPSVLEEAQRWGGIPVIVAGGVWSYKDIVYYMQKGASGVQMATRFIATHECDAPLIYKETVLNAEEEDIILFKSPVGYPLRVVRTPFIERLLAGYNGWNGCVSHCITPCNKGEEAKKVGFCIADRLGSAWLGNYEEGIFISGANGHLLKKQGIISVKELIEILTGKRPDPTLEKEVVLK; encoded by the coding sequence TGGGTGTGGGTATATCCTGGGAAAAGCTGGCAGGTGCTGTAGCGAGGGAGGGTGCGGTCGGTGTAGTATCTGCGGTAGGCACTGGCTACAGATATCCAGAGCTTGTCAAAAGAGACAGGTTTGGAAGACCCATAGGCTCCATATACACTCATAGCAAAGAAGCCCTCACAAGGATAATACAGGAGGCAAAAAAGATTTCGGAGGGTAATGGTGCCATAGGTGTAAACATACTCTGTGCCATAACTGACTACGGAAGAGTGGCACAGGATGCGGTTGAGGCTGGTGCGGATGCCATAATATCAGGTGCTGGTCTTCCCCTTAGGCTTCCTGAATATGTAGGTGATGCGGATGTGGCATTAATTCCCATAGTTTCCTCTGCCAGAGCCCTTAACCTTATATGCAGGACTTGGGAGAAAAAATACAAAAGGCTTCCTGATGCGGTTGTTCTTGAGGGTCCAAAGTCTGGAGGGCATCAAGGCTTTAAATACGAAGAATGCTTTATGCCAGAATATCAACTTGAGAACCTTTTCCCTTCTGTCCTTGAAGAGGCCCAAAGGTGGGGAGGCATTCCGGTTATAGTGGCTGGTGGTGTATGGAGCTATAAGGACATAGTCTACTACATGCAGAAGGGTGCAAGCGGTGTGCAAATGGCAACACGCTTTATAGCTACTCATGAATGTGATGCACCACTAATATACAAGGAGACAGTTCTTAATGCGGAGGAAGAGGACATAATTCTCTTTAAATCTCCTGTGGGATATCCACTAAGGGTTGTAAGGACACCCTTTATAGAAAGACTTCTTGCCGGATACAATGGGTGGAACGGCTGTGTTTCTCATTGCATAACACCCTGCAACAAAGGGGAAGAGGCTAAGAAGGTAGGCTTTTGCATAGCGGACAGACTTGGCTCTGCGTGGCTTGGAAACTACGAGGAGGGTATATTCATAAGCGGTGCAAACGGTCATCTTCTCAAAAAGCAAGGAATAATAAGCGTAAAGGAGCTTATTGAAATACTCACCGGCAAAAGACCAGACCCAACCCTTGAGAAAGAAGTTGTTTTAAAATAA
- the flgG gene encoding flagellar basal-body rod protein FlgG, whose translation MFRALWTSASGMTAQQTNLDVISNNMANVNTVGFKKMRATFQDLVYQTIRDPGAPTSPATRNPSGFQVGLGTYISDTYGIFTQGNIFQTGNQLDIAIQGEGFFKVVLPDGTIAYTRNGQFRLDADGRIVNPDGYPIDPEITIPPDAISVGVGPDGTVTVLRQGATAVEEVGRFELAKFVNPAGLRRIGNNLFIQTDASGEPVVDNPGNQGIGTLLQGYLEASNVNIVEEMVNLIIAQRAFEFNTKGITAADEMLGQTANLRR comes from the coding sequence ATGTTTAGGGCACTTTGGACATCGGCTTCAGGTATGACCGCTCAGCAGACAAACTTGGATGTGATATCCAACAATATGGCAAATGTGAACACGGTGGGCTTTAAGAAAATGAGAGCAACCTTTCAGGACCTGGTTTACCAAACCATAAGGGATCCGGGAGCACCTACATCGCCCGCTACGAGAAATCCATCTGGTTTTCAGGTGGGCTTGGGAACATACATATCGGACACTTACGGCATCTTCACTCAGGGGAACATCTTCCAAACAGGCAATCAGTTGGACATAGCCATTCAGGGAGAGGGCTTTTTTAAGGTGGTTTTGCCAGATGGCACAATAGCCTACACAAGGAACGGACAGTTCAGGCTTGATGCGGACGGAAGGATAGTTAATCCAGATGGCTATCCAATTGACCCAGAGATAACCATACCCCCAGACGCTATAAGCGTGGGTGTGGGTCCTGATGGAACTGTGACGGTTTTGAGGCAGGGTGCTACCGCTGTGGAAGAAGTAGGTAGGTTTGAACTTGCCAAGTTTGTAAACCCTGCAGGTCTTAGAAGAATAGGAAACAATCTATTTATACAAACTGATGCATCAGGTGAGCCAGTAGTGGACAACCCAGGTAATCAGGGCATAGGTACGCTTCTTCAGGGGTATCTTGAAGCCTCCAACGTGAACATAGTGGAGGAGATGGTAAACCTCATAATAGCTCAAAGGGCTTTTGAGTTCAACACAAAGGGTATTACCGCTGCGGATGAGATGCTTGGACAGACCGCTAATTTAAGAAGGTAA
- a CDS encoding flagellar basal body-associated FliL family protein: MAEEVKEAKEEKKGGSKKILFILPLLLVLLAGAGGAYFFLFAKKEKKEDNAPLPSQVGVMMDLGVFTVNLADREVDAYARVSITLELSNEKVRQEVDKRLPIIKDAIIDVISSKTSSFVRTPEGRESLRLELIKRINTILFEGGVRNIYFTEFVVQTT, translated from the coding sequence ATGGCTGAGGAGGTAAAAGAAGCAAAAGAGGAAAAAAAGGGCGGGTCTAAGAAGATACTTTTTATTTTACCGCTCCTGTTGGTTCTACTTGCAGGCGCTGGTGGAGCCTACTTTTTCCTTTTTGCGAAAAAGGAGAAAAAGGAAGATAACGCACCTCTCCCTTCTCAAGTAGGTGTTATGATGGACTTGGGAGTTTTTACCGTAAACCTTGCAGACAGGGAAGTGGATGCCTACGCAAGAGTTTCCATAACCCTTGAGCTTTCTAATGAGAAGGTAAGGCAAGAGGTAGATAAGAGGCTACCCATAATAAAGGATGCTATAATTGATGTAATAAGCAGTAAAACCTCCTCCTTTGTGAGAACTCCCGAAGGTAGAGAAAGCCTAAGGCTTGAGCTTATAAAAAGGATAAATACCATACTCTTTGAGGGTGGAGTTAGGAACATATACTTTACAGAATTTGTGGTGCAGACCACATGA
- the fliP gene encoding flagellar type III secretion system pore protein FliP (The bacterial flagellar biogenesis protein FliP forms a type III secretion system (T3SS)-type pore required for flagellar assembly.), protein MKIILLSLLLSLPALSQQIIPNIDIRVGTGQLDTSIRLLILLTILSLAPSILIMTTSFIRIVIVLSLLRQALGVPTVPPNQVIVSLALFLTFFIMKPVFDRINSEALQPLLKNQITDSVFFDRTSSIMKEFMAKNTKKESLKVFLDISGLSKEEKENIKSPQDVPLSVLIPAFMVSEITTAFQIVFLLYLPFLIIDLVVASILISMGILMIPPQIISLPFKIMLFVLANGWELVVLSLVRSYQ, encoded by the coding sequence ATGAAGATAATCCTGCTTAGTCTTCTACTTTCTTTACCCGCCCTATCTCAACAGATAATCCCCAACATAGACATAAGGGTGGGGACAGGTCAGTTAGACACATCCATAAGACTTCTGATATTGCTTACCATCCTTTCCCTTGCACCCTCTATCCTCATAATGACCACATCCTTTATAAGGATAGTTATAGTTCTTTCTCTTCTTAGACAGGCTTTGGGGGTTCCTACTGTTCCACCCAATCAGGTTATAGTTTCCCTTGCACTCTTCCTTACCTTCTTTATTATGAAACCCGTCTTTGATAGGATAAACTCTGAGGCACTCCAACCCCTTCTTAAGAACCAAATCACAGACAGTGTTTTTTTTGATAGAACCTCTTCCATCATGAAGGAATTCATGGCAAAAAACACCAAAAAAGAAAGCCTAAAGGTCTTCCTTGATATATCGGGTCTATCAAAGGAAGAGAAGGAGAATATAAAAAGCCCTCAAGATGTCCCTCTGAGCGTTCTTATACCTGCTTTCATGGTAAGCGAAATAACCACAGCCTTTCAGATAGTCTTTTTGCTTTATCTTCCCTTTTTGATAATAGACCTTGTGGTTGCTTCTATCCTCATATCCATGGGTATTCTTATGATACCGCCTCAAATAATATCTCTACCCTTTAAGATAATGCTCTTTGTGCTTGCCAACGGCTGGGAGCTTGTGGTATTATCCCTTGTAAGGAGCTACCAATGA
- the fliQ gene encoding flagellar biosynthesis protein FliQ has protein sequence MSPDMVISFGQKALEMALMLSAPVLLATFLVGLIISILQSATQIQEMTLSYIPKIIAAYITVLVLGAWMLNKLLDYTKELIINMPTWLR, from the coding sequence ATGAGCCCAGATATGGTTATATCCTTTGGACAAAAGGCTCTTGAGATGGCTCTTATGCTCTCCGCACCAGTGCTTCTTGCCACCTTTTTAGTGGGTCTGATAATAAGCATCCTACAGTCCGCCACGCAGATACAGGAAATGACCCTAAGCTACATACCGAAGATAATAGCTGCATACATAACCGTATTGGTGTTAGGTGCGTGGATGCTAAATAAACTTCTTGACTACACAAAAGAGCTAATCATAAATATGCCCACTTGGCTAAGATGA
- the fliR gene encoding flagellar biosynthetic protein FliR, translated as MTLDINALLTLFLVYLRVVSFLLLVPLFGKEFMPNTFKVFLATAIGFALFLYSDIKPVEFPTTAHFFLACLKEVLFGFTAGLMLRLIFDAMQMAGELISLNMGLGLATIFNPQQPQTTVFAFFLSLLATMFFLALGGAEIVLLSMSRSFQSVPPGGFDLYGINPEVFLGFFYESFLLAFKVALPIIMVMLFFNLVLALINRFIPQINVFIVGLPIQVFIGFVVLTLSFPVIFLAYSSHVREYIIKFVALIGGQ; from the coding sequence ATGACCCTTGATATAAACGCTCTCCTTACCCTATTTCTTGTATATCTTAGGGTGGTTAGTTTCCTCCTTTTAGTGCCCCTGTTTGGCAAGGAGTTTATGCCAAACACCTTTAAGGTTTTCTTGGCAACTGCCATAGGCTTTGCCCTATTTCTCTATTCAGATATAAAGCCTGTTGAGTTCCCTACAACCGCACACTTTTTCCTTGCATGTTTAAAGGAAGTCCTCTTTGGATTTACTGCAGGGTTGATGCTTAGGCTTATTTTTGATGCCATGCAGATGGCTGGAGAGCTCATAAGCCTTAATATGGGTCTTGGTCTTGCTACCATATTTAACCCACAACAACCTCAGACCACAGTCTTCGCCTTTTTCTTGTCCCTTTTGGCAACTATGTTTTTCCTTGCCTTAGGTGGTGCGGAGATTGTTTTGCTATCTATGAGCAGGAGTTTTCAGAGTGTTCCACCGGGAGGCTTTGACTTATATGGAATAAACCCTGAGGTCTTTCTGGGCTTTTTCTACGAGAGCTTCCTTTTGGCTTTTAAGGTTGCACTTCCAATCATAATGGTTATGCTCTTTTTTAACCTTGTGCTTGCTCTAATAAACAGGTTCATACCTCAGATAAATGTCTTCATAGTTGGGTTGCCCATTCAGGTTTTTATAGGTTTTGTGGTTCTAACTTTGTCTTTTCCTGTGATATTTCTTGCTTATTCTTCCCACGTAAGAGAGTATATAATTAAGTTTGTAGCCCTTATAGGTGGACAGTAA
- the flhB gene encoding flagellar biosynthesis protein FlhB, with protein sequence MAQENRTEKATPYRRKKLREEGNVAKSPEIAFSLTVFLSTVVLFFIGAYLFYEVVGFMHFIVDNPSMSLSSAVKYASQRFPRILLPLFLITLLTVVLAHMGQFGFIFTLKPLQFKWERLNPFEGLKRIFSLNTAFDLFKNILKVSLFMAISYFILKGDLYNLLSASSHDTSSFLLYAIRLTFKLILVLSVFAILIALLDYAYKRWDYERRIRMSKEEIKEEYKQQEGNPQIKSAIKRRMRQLARGRMMKEVPKASVVITNPTHIAIALRYNPEEGDKAPKVLAKGKGVIAERIVSIASESGVPVIRKEELARAMYPVVEVGEEIPPKFYRAVAEIIAFIMFRKRRLTA encoded by the coding sequence ATGGCTCAAGAAAACAGGACAGAAAAGGCAACGCCCTATAGGCGGAAAAAATTAAGGGAAGAGGGAAATGTAGCAAAAAGTCCAGAAATCGCATTTTCCTTAACGGTCTTTCTATCCACCGTTGTTTTGTTTTTTATAGGTGCTTATCTCTTTTATGAGGTCGTAGGTTTTATGCATTTTATTGTGGATAACCCTTCTATGAGTTTATCTTCTGCGGTTAAGTATGCAAGCCAACGCTTTCCAAGAATACTTTTGCCACTATTTCTTATAACACTGCTTACCGTAGTGCTTGCCCATATGGGTCAGTTTGGCTTTATATTCACTCTAAAGCCACTCCAGTTTAAGTGGGAAAGGCTAAACCCTTTTGAAGGTCTAAAAAGGATTTTTTCCCTTAACACCGCCTTTGACCTTTTTAAAAATATACTAAAAGTGTCCCTTTTTATGGCAATTTCCTACTTCATACTTAAGGGAGATTTGTATAACCTTCTCAGTGCCTCTTCTCACGACACTTCAAGCTTCCTGCTTTACGCTATAAGGCTTACCTTTAAGCTAATCTTAGTGCTTAGCGTTTTTGCAATACTTATAGCCTTGCTTGATTACGCTTACAAAAGGTGGGACTACGAAAGAAGAATAAGGATGAGCAAGGAAGAGATAAAGGAAGAATACAAACAACAAGAAGGAAACCCCCAGATAAAATCTGCCATAAAAAGGCGTATGAGACAGCTTGCCAGAGGTAGGATGATGAAAGAAGTTCCAAAGGCAAGCGTGGTTATCACAAACCCCACACACATAGCCATAGCCTTAAGATACAACCCTGAAGAAGGAGACAAAGCACCAAAGGTTTTAGCAAAGGGAAAGGGAGTTATAGCGGAAAGGATAGTTAGCATAGCCAGCGAGAGTGGTGTGCCAGTTATAAGGAAAGAGGAGCTCGCAAGAGCCATGTATCCTGTGGTGGAGGTGGGAGAAGAAATACCTCCAAAGTTCTACAGGGCTGTTGCAGAAATTATAGCCTTCATAATGTTTAGGAAAAGGAGGCTTACCGCATGA
- a CDS encoding DUF2905 domain-containing protein: MSEVGKVILLMGVVLVILGLLLTFFEKLPLGLGRLPGDIVIKRDNFTFYFPLGTSIILSVVLSLLLTLLFSLLRK; this comes from the coding sequence ATGAGTGAGGTGGGCAAAGTGATTCTGCTCATGGGTGTTGTCCTTGTTATTCTGGGGCTACTGCTTACCTTCTTTGAAAAACTTCCCCTTGGGCTTGGAAGACTTCCAGGAGACATTGTGATAAAAAGGGATAACTTTACTTTCTACTTTCCCCTCGGCACTTCCATAATACTGAGCGTAGTCCTCTCTTTGCTTCTTACCCTTCTTTTTAGCCTGTTGAGGAAGTAA
- a CDS encoding 5-(carboxyamino)imidazole ribonucleotide synthase, producing the protein MRVGILGGGQLGWMTILEGRKLGFEFFVLDPDPKSPASKIADRWFPPDRVEEFIKTCDVITYEFEHIHQEVLEKVYDLTTPSLNVLETKRSRIREKEFYRRRGYPTAEFTTASWKDLREKIEDFGLPCMVKSESLGYDGKGQYRVYYLEDVEDILKNHTEGEKFLIERLVDFSFEFSLIGVRDQKGNSKLYPLTVNHHEGGVLLYNQTRSFSIKEAEEIVLSLMEDLNLVGLLAVEFFYTWDGKVLINEFAPRPHNTGHYSLDACYTSQFENLLRAICGLPLGSTRLKLPSGMVNILGLSLEDIDLSSLLSLEGAKLYWYGKDKKPKRKMGHINIIASTEQELEERIEKIVNLLYSHEPS; encoded by the coding sequence ATGCGTGTGGGCATTCTTGGTGGTGGACAGCTCGGCTGGATGACCATCCTTGAGGGTAGGAAGTTAGGATTTGAGTTTTTTGTCCTTGACCCAGACCCTAAGTCCCCTGCAAGCAAAATAGCGGATAGGTGGTTTCCACCAGATAGGGTAGAAGAGTTTATAAAAACTTGTGATGTTATTACCTATGAGTTTGAACATATACACCAAGAGGTTTTAGAAAAGGTTTATGACCTTACCACACCATCCCTAAACGTGCTTGAGACAAAAAGGAGTAGGATAAGAGAAAAAGAGTTTTACAGAAGAAGAGGCTACCCTACCGCAGAGTTTACCACCGCAAGTTGGAAAGACCTAAGGGAGAAGATAGAAGACTTTGGACTTCCCTGTATGGTAAAGTCAGAAAGTTTAGGATACGATGGAAAGGGACAGTATAGAGTTTACTACTTAGAGGATGTGGAGGATATTCTAAAAAATCATACTGAAGGAGAGAAGTTCCTAATAGAGCGGTTAGTGGATTTTAGCTTTGAGTTTTCTCTCATAGGTGTAAGAGACCAAAAGGGCAACAGCAAACTCTATCCTCTCACTGTAAACCACCACGAAGGTGGGGTTTTACTATATAACCAAACGAGGAGCTTTTCCATAAAGGAGGCGGAGGAGATAGTTTTGTCTCTAATGGAAGATTTAAACCTTGTAGGTCTTTTGGCGGTTGAGTTTTTCTACACTTGGGATGGTAAGGTCCTCATAAACGAGTTTGCACCCAGACCTCACAACACAGGGCATTACAGCCTTGATGCCTGCTATACTTCTCAGTTTGAAAACTTGCTAAGGGCTATATGTGGTCTTCCGCTGGGCTCAACAAGGCTTAAACTGCCTTCAGGCATGGTTAACATCTTAGGGCTCTCCTTGGAGGATATAGACCTGTCAAGCCTTCTCTCCCTTGAGGGAGCAAAGCTCTACTGGTATGGAAAGGATAAAAAGCCAAAAAGAAAGATGGGACACATAAACATAATTGCAAGCACAGAGCAAGAGCTTGAGGAAAGGATTGAGAAGATAGTTAACCTTCTTTATTCCCATGAGCCTTCTTAA
- a CDS encoding sensor histidine kinase — protein MSLLKEFLSQVGEGYLLIDKEGRVVFGNDFLLKRRLLRENFEGKPYYECVNNLTVVSCLAEALSEKKDKVCNFDHEEREYTLYAFTRSDLTVVRFSDITDLKRYERSRREFVANVSHELKTPIAVLKSLLETLYEEEDREEKRVFLEKALKRIEDMRRLVEDLLILTKLESGEERIKREDVDLRLLVEEVFDLLEPQAKEREVSLVNSVEQGFKVRGDWDKLFLLFKNLVDNGIKYNKRDGKVEVRARRSGSQVQIEVEDTGIGIPKEHLPFIFERFYRVDPSRSRNLGGTGLGLSIVKHIALSHGGRIEVESREGMGSTFTVYLPLE, from the coding sequence ATGAGCCTTCTTAAGGAATTTCTCAGTCAGGTGGGTGAGGGTTATTTGCTTATTGACAAGGAAGGAAGGGTGGTTTTTGGCAACGATTTTCTATTGAAAAGAAGGCTTTTAAGAGAAAACTTTGAAGGTAAACCCTACTATGAGTGTGTCAACAACCTTACAGTGGTGAGCTGTCTTGCGGAAGCCCTCTCAGAGAAAAAGGATAAGGTTTGCAACTTTGACCATGAGGAGAGGGAGTATACTCTATACGCCTTTACGAGAAGTGATCTCACCGTGGTTCGTTTTTCTGATATAACGGACCTAAAAAGGTATGAAAGGTCAAGAAGGGAGTTTGTTGCCAACGTGTCTCATGAACTGAAAACACCCATAGCGGTGCTTAAAAGCCTTTTGGAGACTCTATACGAAGAGGAGGACAGGGAGGAGAAAAGAGTATTTTTGGAAAAAGCCCTCAAACGTATTGAGGACATGAGAAGGCTTGTAGAAGACCTTCTTATACTTACCAAGTTGGAGTCTGGTGAGGAAAGAATAAAGAGGGAGGATGTGGACCTTAGGCTCTTAGTTGAGGAGGTCTTTGACCTTCTTGAGCCTCAGGCAAAGGAAAGGGAGGTGAGTCTTGTAAACTCTGTGGAGCAGGGCTTTAAGGTCAGAGGCGACTGGGATAAGCTCTTCCTGCTTTTCAAAAACCTCGTGGACAACGGCATAAAATACAACAAAAGGGATGGCAAGGTAGAGGTCAGGGCAAGGAGGTCTGGCTCTCAGGTTCAAATAGAGGTGGAGGACACGGGAATAGGCATACCCAAGGAGCATCTGCCTTTTATCTTTGAGAGGTTCTACAGGGTAGACCCCTCCAGGTCAAGGAACTTGGGCGGGACTGGTCTTGGTCTTTCTATCGTAAAGCATATAGCCCTCTCTCACGGTGGGAGGATAGAGGTGGAAAGCAGGGAGGGCATGGGTAGCACCTTTACCGTATACCTTCCCTTAGAGTAG
- a CDS encoding bifunctional 3,4-dihydroxy-2-butanone-4-phosphate synthase/GTP cyclohydrolase II encodes MDFKFNTIEEALEDIAQGKMVIVVDDPDRENEGDLVMAAEKVTPEAINFMAKYARGLICLTLTPQRCDELDLYPMAVRNTDPKGTYFCVSIDAHPKYGTTTGISAFDRAMTIRLAVSPDAKPSDFIRPGHVFPLKAKPGGVLERAGHTEASVDLARLAGLYPAGVICEIMKEDGTMARLPDLMEFAKRFDLKIITIADLIRYRLKRERLVVREATANLPTRYGFFKIHAYRHILTGEEQVALTMGEWKEEEPVLVRVHSECLTGDVFKSLRCDCRGQLETAMEIIAQEGKGVLVYIMGHEGRGIGIVNKIKAYHLQDMGYDTVEANEKVGYPADLRDYGIGVQILLDLGVRKMRLLTNNPRKIVALEGYGLEVVERVPLKLPACEHNQRYLETKKTKLGHLL; translated from the coding sequence ATGGATTTTAAGTTCAACACCATAGAAGAAGCCCTTGAGGACATAGCTCAGGGGAAGATGGTTATAGTGGTGGATGACCCAGATAGGGAAAATGAAGGCGACCTTGTTATGGCCGCAGAGAAGGTAACACCAGAAGCCATAAACTTTATGGCAAAGTATGCAAGAGGACTTATATGCTTGACACTAACACCTCAAAGGTGTGATGAGCTTGACCTATATCCAATGGCGGTAAGAAACACAGACCCAAAGGGCACTTATTTTTGTGTATCTATAGATGCTCACCCTAAGTATGGCACTACCACAGGCATCTCTGCCTTCGACAGGGCTATGACCATAAGGCTTGCGGTAAGTCCAGATGCAAAACCATCGGACTTTATAAGACCGGGGCATGTGTTTCCTCTTAAGGCAAAGCCAGGGGGTGTTTTGGAAAGAGCAGGGCATACAGAGGCAAGCGTAGACCTTGCAAGGCTTGCAGGTCTTTATCCTGCGGGTGTTATCTGTGAGATAATGAAAGAGGATGGCACGATGGCAAGACTGCCAGACCTTATGGAGTTTGCCAAAAGGTTTGACCTAAAGATAATAACCATAGCGGACCTTATAAGATACAGGCTAAAGAGGGAAAGGCTGGTGGTGCGCGAAGCTACCGCAAACCTACCCACAAGGTATGGCTTTTTCAAGATACATGCATACAGACACATACTTACCGGTGAGGAGCAAGTAGCCCTTACTATGGGTGAGTGGAAGGAGGAAGAACCTGTTCTGGTAAGGGTTCACTCTGAATGTCTTACTGGGGATGTTTTTAAGTCTCTTAGGTGTGACTGTAGGGGACAGCTTGAAACCGCAATGGAAATAATAGCTCAAGAAGGCAAGGGAGTGCTTGTATACATAATGGGTCATGAGGGTAGAGGCATAGGCATAGTCAACAAGATAAAGGCATACCACCTTCAGGATATGGGATATGATACAGTAGAAGCCAATGAGAAGGTGGGATACCCCGCAGACCTCAGAGATTACGGCATAGGTGTGCAAATACTCCTTGACCTGGGTGTAAGAAAGATGAGGCTTTTGACCAACAATCCCAGAAAGATAGTAGCCCTTGAAGGCTATGGGCTTGAGGTGGTAGAAAGGGTTCCTCTCAAACTCCCAGCCTGCGAGCATAATCAGAGATATCTGGAGACAAAGAAAACAAAGCTGGGGCACCTACTCTAA
- a CDS encoding ABC transporter ATP-binding protein yields MENIKWAIRRLRVYWHLILLSLLGSVLEATGTAGVSLLIKSLVDEVFLLREGEQIVKIVISLMGLVFLSQLGNFTVRLFSSLYTELEMKKLRAEAFGRLMRADYSAFMGISAGEFASRVISDMNLYRNLIGSYAIKLIREPITVLFLFGVLLYRDWVLTLSLLILLPLLAFAVRYFGTKRGKHIKKAQEGYANITDRLFSSFLGFDSIRSFKAQSMFESLFQKLNSLLFRSSFKSELYFAMNSVFNYTFGYFVVAMVILYGGYRIVEGSLTPGDFISYITALVFLQNPLMEAQKGVMEVRSSLPVIQRIREVLNLKEEEEGSLPLRSLRQGIRVEGLKVKLGNVELLKDINLSIHKGEKIGIMGDTGSGKSTFLRVLAGFVPYEGSVKVDELELKHISKEELRELFLFLSQDSFVFPGTVRENLLIAEDRDEAELWEALRLAGCDFVEDLDQQVSPKSLSGGERQRLALARLFLRSPEVLLLDEVTSALDAKKEEEVLNNLFERFKDKTMVLVAHRFSNILRCDKVFVFKEGRVVFQGEPKTAIEFFLQSP; encoded by the coding sequence ATGGAGAATATCAAGTGGGCTATCAGGCGTCTTAGGGTATATTGGCATCTTATACTTCTTAGCCTTTTAGGCTCAGTCCTCGAAGCCACCGGAACCGCAGGTGTAAGTCTTCTAATAAAATCCCTCGTGGATGAGGTCTTTCTGCTAAGGGAAGGTGAACAGATAGTAAAAATAGTCATATCCCTAATGGGTCTGGTGTTTCTTTCTCAGTTGGGGAACTTTACAGTTAGGCTCTTTTCTTCTCTATACACAGAGCTTGAGATGAAAAAGTTAAGAGCTGAAGCTTTTGGAAGGCTTATGAGGGCGGATTACTCCGCCTTTATGGGTATCTCCGCAGGAGAGTTTGCCTCAAGGGTCATATCAGACATGAACCTCTACAGAAATCTAATAGGCTCTTACGCAATAAAGCTCATAAGAGAGCCTATAACGGTGCTTTTTCTCTTTGGAGTGCTTCTATACAGAGACTGGGTTCTTACCCTGAGCCTTCTTATTCTCCTTCCCCTTCTTGCCTTTGCGGTTAGATATTTTGGCACAAAAAGAGGCAAACACATAAAGAAGGCTCAAGAGGGATATGCCAATATCACAGACAGGCTTTTTAGCTCCTTCTTGGGTTTTGATAGCATAAGGAGCTTTAAGGCTCAGTCCATGTTTGAGAGTCTTTTCCAAAAGCTTAATAGCCTTCTCTTTAGGTCCAGCTTCAAGTCGGAGCTATACTTTGCCATGAACTCGGTTTTTAACTACACCTTTGGCTACTTTGTGGTTGCTATGGTGATACTCTACGGTGGATATAGAATTGTGGAAGGTAGCTTAACCCCTGGGGATTTCATATCCTACATTACCGCCCTGGTCTTCTTACAAAACCCTCTTATGGAGGCTCAAAAGGGTGTGATGGAGGTGAGGTCTTCCCTTCCAGTGATACAGAGAATTAGAGAAGTCCTTAACCTGAAGGAGGAAGAGGAAGGAAGTCTCCCTCTTAGGAGCTTAAGGCAAGGCATACGGGTAGAAGGGCTCAAGGTAAAACTTGGAAATGTGGAGCTTTTAAAAGACATAAACCTTTCTATTCATAAAGGCGAGAAGATAGGCATAATGGGAGATACGGGCTCTGGAAAAAGCACCTTCTTGCGTGTTTTGGCAGGTTTTGTGCCATACGAGGGAAGTGTAAAAGTAGACGAGCTTGAGTTAAAGCATATAAGCAAAGAGGAGCTAAGAGAGCTCTTTCTGTTTCTTTCTCAAGACAGCTTTGTTTTTCCCGGCACGGTTAGAGAAAACCTCCTTATTGCAGAAGACAGGGACGAGGCAGAGCTTTGGGAAGCCCTTAGGCTTGCGGGTTGTGATTTTGTAGAGGACCTTGACCAACAGGTAAGTCCAAAGAGCCTATCAGGCGGGGAAAGGCAAAGGCTCGCTCTTGCAAGGCTTTTCTTGAGGTCTCCAGAGGTTCTTTTGCTTGACGAAGTCACCTCCGCCCTTGATGCCAAGAAGGAAGAAGAGGTTCTAAACAACCTGTTTGAGAGGTTCAAGGACAAGACCATGGTGCTCGTTGCACACCGATTTTCCAACATACTAAGGTGCGATAAGGTTTTTGTTTTCAAAGAGGGTAGGGTAGTATTTCAAGGTGAGCCAAAAACCGCCATAGAGTTTTTCCTTCAAAGCCCATAA